A genomic window from Struthio camelus isolate bStrCam1 chromosome 2, bStrCam1.hap1, whole genome shotgun sequence includes:
- the MALSU1 gene encoding LOW QUALITY PROTEIN: mitochondrial assembly of ribosomal large subunit protein 1 (The sequence of the model RefSeq protein was modified relative to this genomic sequence to represent the inferred CDS: deleted 1 base in 1 codon): MWRRVLGGRRLLRPLCAAAGGALRPGPRPGAAAPEGGAGGGGAGAAWARGAAAERRRAADDALSKFNIDFVVALLRQENAKDICVIQVPPEIKYCNYFIIVSGSSTRHLHAMAHYILKMYKHQKEENDPHAHIEGKETDDWLCIDFGSIVMHFMLPETRETYELEKLWTLHSYDDQLAAMTPQSLPEDFILGLTPNSSDHCLATRT; the protein is encoded by the exons ATGTggcggcgggtgctgggggggcgCCGCCTGCTGCGGCCGCTgtgcgccgcggcggggggcgctctgcgcccgggcccgcgccccggcgcggctgcccccgagggcggcgcggggggcggcggagccggcgcggcctgggcgcggggggcggcggcggagcggcgccgggcggcag ATGATGCTCTTTCCAAGTTCAACATTGACTTTGTTGTAGCTCTGCTGAGGCAAGAAAATGCTAAAGACATTTGTGTCATCCAGGTACctccagaaataaaatactgcaaTTATTTTATAATTGTGAGTGGATCGTCAACACGACATCTCCACGCAATGGCACATTACATACTGAAAATG TATAAgcatcagaaagaagaaaatgatcctCATGCTCACATTGAAGGGAAAGAGACAGATGACTGGCTGTGCATTGATTTTG GTAGTATAGTGATGCATTTCATGCTCCCTGAGACACGAGAGACTTATGAATTGGAAAAGCTATGGACCCTCCATTCCTATGATGACCAGTTAGCAGCGATGACTCCACAGTCACTGCCAGAAGACTTTATACTTGGACTCACT CCCAACAGCAGTGATCATTGTCTTGCAACAAGAACTTAA